One genomic segment of Styela clava chromosome 3, kaStyClav1.hap1.2, whole genome shotgun sequence includes these proteins:
- the LOC144421117 gene encoding uncharacterized protein LOC144421117, protein MTYGGCCNVSWSAVKSPEYISGFRLVVNSTKAIVSSYYEDDFKTNEIFLLPEKTSYVPPKTFNRKYNVSIQAKTCAEFGPESEAVGECATDTNAPSNIQAPTTKGDITNSGIFGFSINIPDETNGPISCYFIIVQVNKRSNTRPDLNNARMDKLNNLEIEDEYIAMALNRTSVGRNRSKISLILGDQVKTRCDISGKNNSGNGNNSNNTYTAYNKRLSLSESYRIFLVTSTPTKESVSFGASEGLWIGKPFAGD, encoded by the exons ATGACTTATGGCGGTTGTTGCAATGTTTCGTGGTCGGCAGTAAAGAGCCCGGAATATATATCCGGCTTCAGG CTCGTTGTCAACTCAACAAAAGCCATAGTGTCGTCATACTATGAAgatgattttaaaacaaatgaaatatttctattACCCGAGAAAACCTCATATGTTCCTCCGAAgacttttaatagaaaatacAATGTCTCTATTCAAGCAAAAACTTGTGCAGAGTTTGGACCAGAGTCAGAGGCGGTGGGGGAATGTGCCACCGACACTAATG CACCCTCCAACATTCAGGCACCAACAACCAAAGGTGATATTACTAATTCTGGAATATTTGGATTTTCAATTAACATTCCAGATGAAACAAATGGTCCTATAAG CTGTTACTTTATCATCGTACAAGTCAACAAAAGAAGCAACACTAGGCCTGATCTCAACAATGCACGTATGGATAAACTGAATAATTTAGAAATCGAAgatgaatatattgcaatggCTTTGAACAGAACTAG CGTCGGGCGAAATCGTTCGAAAATAAGTCTGATTCTTGGAGATCAAGTAAAAACAAGGTGTGACATCAGCGGAAAAAACAACAGTGGTAATGGGAATAATTCAAATAATACGTATACTGCATATAACAAGAGATTGTCACTCTCTGAAAGTTACAG AATATTTCTTGTGACTTCTACACCTACGAAAGAAAGTGTTTCATTCGGTGCTAGTGAAGGACTCTGGATCGGGAAACCTTTTGCAGGCGATTAA
- the LOC144420900 gene encoding uncharacterized protein LOC144420900 gives MLGRNCWFVLSTFLAISNAGLWRTVDRPFYKLTFYTTAYTWSEAKSFCATIGSSLVQLDVSSIQNDVLTTVRNSGSTNLYWIGATDEVSEGHWKWVDGSSASITSWNLDSKEPNGGNRENYLAIDKNGKLYDYGSEGPNRIICMKVFPKTISRDIYRLEAIGRHPIKDTYGKASTVCANIGSRVLTYSLATNDIIKNPGPHDMQLSLTNFIVDSYFGTKEISCTVSGFPSPTVKWMKGKTALNSTSYNNQAEVIQKLVLNLKQLTIEDEGQYKCFASNIVGQKFSRILNVKVPSQPSITNITSSPCNSNLLVTWKSHVRGVGIAHSFQLMDPINSKNYKVFLTTPNNVSMTSIVTGLQPSTSYVIKIEPCLTNPSTCRRDYAITTNATTGGLPGPVTNPTLEMTYGGSCNVSWSAVKSPDYISGFKLVINSTKAIVSSYYEDDFKTNKIFLLPEKTSYVLPKIFNRKYIVSIQAKTCAGFGPESEAVVECVTDTNAPFNIQAPTTRGEITNSGIFGFLINIPDETNGPISCYFIIVQVNERSNTRPDLNNARMDKLNNLEIEDEYIAIALNRTSVGRNHSKISLILGDQLKTRCDISGKNNSGNWNNSKHTYTAYNKRLSLSESYRIFLVTSTPTKESVSFGASEGLQIGKPFAGD, from the exons ATGCTTGGGCGCAATTGCTGGTTTGTTTTGTCAACATTTCTTGCAATATCAAATGCAG GACTTTGGAGGACAGTGGACAGGCCCTTTTACAAACTCACCTTTTATACAACTGCCTATACCTGGTCAGAAGCCAAATCTTTTTGTGCGACTATAGGATCAAGTCTTGTTCAACTCGATGTTAGCTCTATACAAAATGACGTACTTACCACAGTCAGAAA TTCTGGTTCCACGAATTTATATTGGATTGGAGCCACAGACGAAGTCTCAGAAGGACATTGGAAATGGGTGGATGGATCTTCAGCGTCGATTACTTCTTG GAACTTGGATTCAAAAGAACCGAATGGGGGAAATAGAGAAAATTATCTCGCAATTGACAAAAACGGAAAATTGTATGATTATGGTTCAGAAGGCCCAAACCGAATTATATGCATGAAAG TGTTTCCCAAAACAATTTCTCGGGATATATACAGATTGGAAGCAATTGGAAGACATCCCATTAAAGATACTTATGGAAAAGCCAGTACAGTTTGCGCGAATATTGGATCGCGAGTTTTGACATATTCATTGGCCACAAATGATATCATCAAGAACC CTGGACCGCATGATATGCAGTTATCTTTAACTAACTTCATTGTGGATTCTTATTTTGGCACAAAAGAAATATCGTGCACGGTATCTGGGTTTCCATCACCGACTGTTAAATGGATGAAAGGAAAAACTGCACTTAATTCAACATCATACAATAACCAAGCTGAAGTTATacaaaaattagttttaaatcTAAAACAATTGACAATTGAAGACGAAGGACAATACAAATGTTTTGCATCAAATATAGTTGGACAAAAATTTTCACGAATTCTTAATGTAAAAG TTCCAAGTCAACCGTCAATTACAAACATTACATCGTCACCTTGCAATTCCAATTTATTGGTCACTTGGAAGTCACATGTTCGTGGAGTTGGAATTGCACACAG TTTTCAGCTTATGGATCCTATCAACAGCAAAAATTATAAAGTTTTTTTAACGACGCCGAATAATGTCTCCATGACGTCTATCGTGACAGGTCTGCAACCGTCAACATCTTATGTTATTAAG ATTGAGCCATGCTTAACAAATCCATCAACTTGCCGCAGAGATTACGCAATAACCACAAATGCAACCACTGGAGGTCTACCCGGTCCTGTTACAAATCCAACTTTGGAGATGACTTATGGCGGTTCTTGCAATGTTTCGTGGTCGGCAGTAAAGAGCCCTGATTATATATCCGGCTTCAAG CTCGTTATCAACTCAACAAAAGCCATAGTGTCGTCATACTATGAAgatgattttaaaacaaataaaatatttctactaCCTGAAAAAACCTCATATGTTCTTCCGAAGATTTTTAATAGAAAATACATTGTCTCTATTCAAGCAAAAACTTGTGCAGGGTTTGGACCAGAGTCAGAGGCGGTGGTGGAATGTGTCACCGACACTAATG CACCATTCAACATTCAGGCACCAACAACCAGGGGTGAAATTACTAATTCTGGAATATTTGGGTTTTTAATCAACATTCCAGATGAAACAAATGGTCCTATAAG CTGTTACTTTATCATCGTACAAGTCAACGAAAGAAGCAACACTAGGCCTGATCTCAACAATGCACGTATGGATAAACTGAATAATTTAGAAATCGAAGATGAATATATTGCAATAGCTTTGAACAGAACCAG CGTCGGGCGAAATCATTCGAAAATAAGTCTGATTCTTGGAGATCAATTAAAAACAAGGTGTGACATTAGCGGTAAAAACAACAGTGGTAATTGGAATAATTCAAAACATACGTATACTGCATATAACAAGAGATTGTCACTCTCTGAAAGTTACAG AATATTTCTTGTGACTTCTACACCTACGAAAGAAAGTGTTTCATTCGGTGCTAGTGAAGGACTCCAGATCGGGAAACCTTTTGCAGGCGATTAA